aagcacaaaccGAAGCTagaaaatgttcagaggtatgccactaggcaagttccagaactaagaggcatgagttatgaggaaagactgtGTGAAATTCACCTCAagtcgctggaagatagaagaactctgggagacataatcaccacatacaaaattctctggagaattgatagggtagacaaggatgcattatttaacacgggtgggtaCTCGAAcaaaaggacacaggtggaagctgagtacccaaacgagccacagagacattagaaagaactttttcggtgtcagagcagttagtaaatggaatgcactaggcagtgatgtggggaggctgactccatacacagtttcaaatgtagatatgaaagagcccaataggctcaggaatctgtataccagttgacagctgagaggcgggaccaaagagccaaagctaaacctccgcaagcacaactaggtgagtacacagagtgaTGACAGAGTACTGACGTTGGAGTAACTGGAGGAAGTAGGGATAACgagctcaaggaagggaccacaCAACACAAGGTTGGCATAACGAAACGGGAActacgaggagataagaaaattattAATAGAAATATCCTGGGTAAGAGAGCTGAGAGGAGAGGCTGCACGGTACATGATTCCACACAGTACCTGCACGGTACATGATGCCATATACAGTACCTGCACGGTACATGATGCCATACACAGCACCTGCACGGTACATGATGCCATACACAGTACCTGCACGGTACATGATGCCATACACAGTACCTGCACGGTACATGATGCCATACACAGTACCTGCACGGTACATGATGCCATATACAGTACCTGCACGGTACATGATGCCATACACAGTACCTGCACGGTACATGATGCCATATACAGTACCTGCACGGTACATGATGCCATACACAGTACCTGCACGGTACATGATGCCATATACAGTACCTGCACGGTACATGATGCCATACACAGTACCTGCACGGTACATGATGCCATATACAGTACCTGCACGGTACATGATGCCATACACAGTACCTGCATGGTACATGATGCCACACAAGAGTATCTGCACGGTACATGATGCCATACACAGTACCAGCATGGTACATGATGCCACACAAGAGTATCTGCACGGTACATGATGCCATACACAGTACCAGCACGGTACATGATGCCACACAAGAGTATCTGCACGGTACATGATTCCACACAGTACCTGCACGGTACATGATGCCACACAAGAGTATCTGCACGGTACATGATGCCATACACAGTACCTGCACGGTACATGATGGCACACACAGTACCTGCACGGTACATGATGCCATACACAGTACCTGCACGGTACATGATGCCACACACAGTACCTGCATGGTACATGATGCCATACACAGTACCTGCACGGTACATGATGCCATACACAGTACCTGCACGGTACATGATGCCATACACAGTACCTGCACGGTACATGATGCCATACACAGTACCTGCATGGTACATGATGCCATACACAGTACCTGCACGGTACATAATGCCATACACAGTACCTGCACGGTACATGATGCCATACAGAGCACCTGCACGGTACAGAGGTACAGCGTGCAGGTGCTATACCCTAAGAACATAAGCAGCAGGTGCATCATAAgcagacaggatgaacaacccagcgggttttcttccttttggggagtgttgtacatgctgctatggcggtgtgtccactcacaggatgagtggcgctgaccaatactgtcactatggcggtgtgtccaatcacaagatgagtggcgctgcccaatactgtcactatggcggtgtgtccactcacaggatgagtggcgctgaccaatactgtcactatggcggtgtgtccactcacaagatgagtgccgctgaccaatactgtcactatggcggtgtgtccactcacaggatgagtggcgctgcccaatactgtcactatggcggtgtgtccactcacaggatgagtggcgctgcccaatactgtcactatggcggtgtgtccactcacaggatgagtggcgctgcccaatactgtcactatggcggtgtgtccaatcacaggatgagtggcgctgcccaatactgtcactatggcggtgtgtccaatcacaggatgagtggcgctgcccaatactgtcactatggcggtgtgtccactcacaggatgagtggcgctgaccaatactgtcactatggcggtgtgtccactcacaggatgagtggcgctgcccaatactgtcactatggcggtgtgtccaatcacaggatgagtgacgctgcccaatactgtcactatggcggtgtgtccaatcacaggatgagtgacgctgcccaatactgtcactatggcggtgtgtccactcacaagatgagtggcgctgcccaatactgtcactatggcggtgtgtccactcacaggatgagtgacgctgcccaatactgtcactatggcggtgtgtccactcacaggatgagtggcgctgcccaatactgtcactatggcggtgtgtccactcacaggatgagtgacgctgcccaatactgtcactatggcggtgtgtccactcacaggatgagtgacgctgcccaatactgtcactatggcggtgtgtccactcacaggatgagtgacgctgaccaatactgtcactatggcggtgtgtccactcacaggatgagtgacgctgcccaatactgtcactatggcggtgtgtccactcacaggatgagtggcgctgcccaatactgtcactatggcggtgtgtccactcacaagatgagtggcgctgcccaatactgtcactatggcggtgtgtccactcacaggatgagtgacgctgcccaatactgtcactatggcggtgtgtccactcacaagatgagtggcgctgcccaatactgtcactatggcggtgtgttcactcacaagatgagtggcgctgcccaatactgtcactatggctgtgtgttcactcacaggatgagtggcgctgcccaatactgtcactatggcggtgtgtccactcacaggatgagtggcgctgcccaatactgtcactatggcggtgtgtccactcacaggatgagtgacgctgcccaatactgtcactatggcggtgtgtccactcacaggatgagtggcgctgcccaatactgtcactatggcggtgtgtccaatcacaggatgagtgacgctgcccaatactgtcactatggcggtgtgtccactcacaagatgagtggcgctgcccaatactgtcactatggcggtgtgttcactcacaagatgagtggcgctgcccaatactgtcactatggcggtgtgttcactcacaagatgagtggcgctgcccaatactgtcactatggcggtgtgtccactcacaagatgagtggcgctgcccaatactgtcactatggcggtgtgtccactcacaagatgagtgacgctgcccaatactgtcactatggcggtgtgtccactcacaagatgagtggcgctgcccaatactgtcactatggcggtgtgtccactcacaagatgagtgacgctgcccaatactgtcactatggcggtgtgtccactcacaggatgagtgacgctgcccaatactgtcactatggcggtgtgtccactcacaagatgagtggcgctgcccaatactgtcactatggcggtgtgtccactcacaagatgagtgacgctgcccaatactgtcactatggcggtgtgtccactcacaggatgagtggcgctgcccaatactgtcactatggcggtgtgtccactcacaggatgagtgacgctgcccaatactgtcactatggcggtgtgtccactcacaagatgagtgacgctgcccaatactgtcactatggcggtgtgtccactcacaggatgagtgacgctgcccaatactgtcactatggcggtgtgtccactcacaggatgagtgacgctgcccaatactgtcactatggcggtgtgtccactcacaagatgagtgacgctgcccaatactgtcactatggcggtgtgtccactcacaagatgagtggcgctgcccaatactgtcactatggcggtgtgtccactcacaggatgagtgacgctgcccaatactgtcactatggcggtgtgtccactcacaggatgagtgacgctgcccaatactgtcactatggcggtgtgtccactcacaggatgagtgacgctgcccaatactgtcactatggcggtgtgtccactcacaggatgagtgacgctgcccaatactgtcactatggcggtgtgtccactcacaagatgagtggcgctgcccaatactgtcactatggcggtgtgtccactcacaggatgagtggcgcttcccaatactgtcactatggcggtgtgtccactcacaggatgagtggcgctgcccaatactgtcactatggcggtgtgtccactcacaggatgagtggcgctgcccaatactgtcactatggcggtgtgtccactcacaagatgagtggcgctgcccaatactgtcactatggcggtgtgtccactcacaagatgagtggcgctgcccaatactgtcactatggcggtgtgtccactcacaagatgagtggcgctgcccaatactgtcactatggcggtgtgtccactcacaagatgagtggcgctgcccaatactgtcactatggcggtgtgtccactcacaggatgagtggcgctgcccaatactgtcactatggcggtgtgtccactcacaggatgagtggcgctgcccaatactgtcactatggcggtgtgaccactcacaggatgagtgacgctgaccaataaactcacacctcggggcaaaatttaataataaataaagaCAAGTATCAggccaactgcagaaggccaactgGTCAATGTAAGACTTTACTTCACCGGGTCCGTCTTGgccccagtgttgggtgctcagcTGGCTTGTAGTCACGTCACCTCTGACCCTTGAGAATGGTAACTGGGTCAGCGAAACGCAGCTCTTAGCGTCAGGACAAGTAACATGATCTTTACAGTTAacttttcaacttccttctcaacTGAAGAAGAACTTGAGGAATCTTGAGAATCGTGAAAAACagctacattatatatatatatatatatatatatatatatatatatatatatatatatatatatatatatatatataatgtatcatTTTATATTAGCGACCAATGATCACGTAACAATATGTTGCATTCTTGCGTCATTTACACAATTATATTCCCccagccccagacacccccccccaacactgcccagca
The window above is part of the Procambarus clarkii isolate CNS0578487 chromosome 67, FALCON_Pclarkii_2.0, whole genome shotgun sequence genome. Proteins encoded here:
- the LOC138355394 gene encoding adhesive plaque matrix protein-like, which translates into the protein MYRAGTVYGIMYRAGTVYGIMYHAGTVYGIMYRAGTVYGIMYRAGTVYGIMYRAGTVYGIMYHAGTVCGIMYRAGTVYGIMYRAGTVYGIMYRAGTVYGIMYRAGTVYGIMYRAGTVYGIMYRAGTVYGIMYRAGTVYGIMYRAGTVYGIMYRAGTVYGIMYRAGTVYGIMYRAGTVYGIMYRAGTVYGIMYRAGAVYGIMYRAGTVYGIMYRAASSY